The genomic stretch GGAAACATCGCGCTCCCCGTCTTGCAAAGTCTTTTCGCCTTATGCTAATACCTTAAATTAAGCGAAACATTTAGACTCTCTCTTATAAGTGATAGTTGTTATTGAAATATGAATTAAAAGTTGTTTTTACCTGTATCCCACCATAGACGTGTACCGCCGTTGTCTGCACCGCCAAGAGCCGTACAAAGGTTCTTATATTGTTCCGGATCTTTCTTGGCATCGTCCTGTGAGAAGGGGAGGCGACGAATCATGATGTCCGTATCAATTGTACCGTTGCTATTGTTGGTTTGGACTTTGAATAATTTCGGATATCCGGTACGGCGTTGTTCGGTCCATGCTTCCATACCTTCCGGCCAACAGGCAATCCATTTTTGAGTGATAATTTTTTCAAGTTGCTCTTCTTGATTGGCTGCATCGTCAAAATCGGGAGTAGTGGTTATCAATGCTTTCATATCTTTTCCGGGACCTGCTGCATAATTAATGTAATCCGTCGGTTTGCCTTTGCTTGCCAGATAGAGGCTTGCATCTCCGGCGCCCCATTGGTCGAATGAAGCTTGAACACCGGTTTCGTAACATTGCTTTGCACTTTCGCTTTTCGGATTGATACCTCGTAAAGATGCTTCGGCACGTAGGAGCCAAACTTCCGCTGCTGTCAGAAGAACGGCGGGTGTGGATGCGGCGATTGTTTTAGTATTGATAAAAGAATAACTTTGATAGTAATTGGGATCACCATCCTTGGCATATACTCCTTGAGGCACTCCTAAATATTCCTCTGTGTGGTCTGCCAATGTCGCCGGACTGTAATATATACTGATGCGTGGATCTTCATAACCGTTTAAAACAGAAGCCATTGTTGCTCCCATGTAGGTCTCGCCCCAGCCGGCGACACCTGCTAGCGGGTTTTGATATCCTTTACCGGAGATTTGGATGTTCTCTGCGGATGATTCAATAACACCATAAGAGTTTTCCAATGCTTTTTTGGCCTCGCTGGCGGCAAGTGCCTTATTTACATTAGATACACGCATGGCCAAACGAAGGCGCAATGAATTTGCAAATTTAATCCACCTGCTGGCAGTCGGGCAATTGGACATATTGATACTTTTTACTCCATCTTCTTTACCTCCTTCTTTCAGATAAGCATCCAATGCCTCTACGGCTTTATCCAGGTCATTGAAAAAAGCTTTATAGGCTTCTTCCTGAGTGTCAACGGAATTTGCTTCATTCTTTCCGAATTTAGAATAGACAATGGGGCCATAAGTATCAGCAATGCGATGCATGGCTTCTACTTTCAGAATAAGGGTGGCACCATAAAAATGCTTGTACTTGGCTTCATCTTGTGTAATCAACGTCGATTTATGGGCTACCGGGAAAATGTAATTATAGGTATAGTTCCATGCACTGGCCGTCCATCCTGCCTCTAATGCGTATACCGTATTTTTATCGCAGAATTTAGAAGCAAAATCATGGAAATATCCTGCGAACATATCATGATTCAGGTTTTGGAATGTTTGCCAGGGCCAAGTGGTTCCTTCTCCCCAGTCGTAGTTAAAATAAATACCTTTTTGAATGGTCTCAAAATTAGTGGTGTATTTCTGGAAATCATATTCTTTTACGATATCATCAAAACTACCGTTGATTTTATTATCAGATTCGAATCCGTCTGTGCATGAGGCAAGACTCAGGAGGCCGCCCATGCATAAAATTGAAATATATTTTGAACTTTTCATAATGTCTTTGTTTTTAAGGTTAGAATGTGAACTTAAC from Phocaeicola dorei encodes the following:
- a CDS encoding SusD/RagB family nutrient-binding outer membrane lipoprotein, with the translated sequence MKSSKYISILCMGGLLSLASCTDGFESDNKINGSFDDIVKEYDFQKYTTNFETIQKGIYFNYDWGEGTTWPWQTFQNLNHDMFAGYFHDFASKFCDKNTVYALEAGWTASAWNYTYNYIFPVAHKSTLITQDEAKYKHFYGATLILKVEAMHRIADTYGPIVYSKFGKNEANSVDTQEEAYKAFFNDLDKAVEALDAYLKEGGKEDGVKSINMSNCPTASRWIKFANSLRLRLAMRVSNVNKALAASEAKKALENSYGVIESSAENIQISGKGYQNPLAGVAGWGETYMGATMASVLNGYEDPRISIYYSPATLADHTEEYLGVPQGVYAKDGDPNYYQSYSFINTKTIAASTPAVLLTAAEVWLLRAEASLRGINPKSESAKQCYETGVQASFDQWGAGDASLYLASKGKPTDYINYAAGPGKDMKALITTTPDFDDAANQEEQLEKIITQKWIACWPEGMEAWTEQRRTGYPKLFKVQTNNSNGTIDTDIMIRRLPFSQDDAKKDPEQYKNLCTALGGADNGGTRLWWDTGKNNF